attcgacagttgtccaggtctgtgaatttccagccagacatacctgctaccgaaaaagtcttagaattggatcgaaattttggctaccccatcattgtcaaatccccgagcgcgttcccaagatcagaatcggcataggtaaacccgaaccttacttttttataattttctagtgcttaaatgagattaaaaatccataaaatatttgtggtagctcagaaaattatgattctttttgcattagcctagtaatattgctaaggaccgcagggcaaagttttagaatttttagagtttatttggataGCTTttacaaaaagggtcaattataaggactaaactgtaattttatatattgtgattgatAATTGTTTGGATGggtccaggaggggctgtgtgatgtgattgagatgtgaatgtatggttggtggatatagaagtgtgttttaaacccatttacaggttgggtaggtcctaggtataggggagactctgccggattttcggcacgacttaggacgtctttggtctttttcttagtttgtattgagtcaaatttattaaatgattgtaataaaattgtcaggtgagccaggacagccttcttcctccgcccagccaccacagtgactgctgtcaagtctgtgagtaaaatattaattttaattgtaatttcaatattattatatcttcaagcatgcctatgcatcacttagatgtatatatctatgtagttaaactctaggcacgttttatgttacattcacaactgttaaagtgccatggatgttgtttgtggtaatttggagtgcgttggcgtgcgtatggtatagtgttggctatggacaggacgggtaaacacggcttgagatcttcgctgggactcggtccttcggggtagacacggcttaagTTTTTCGCTAGGACCCTGATttagtttattaagtgaaagtctgagctgagttcttcgctggcacaggttggaataTTTTTACTTTAAGTAATTAATCACTAATAATTAATATATgtcaattaataattaataaaataattaataactacTAAAATAATTAACGGCTACTAGAACGGTTAACATTACCTAACATAGCTTTATTGTGTTCTTGTAATTGTTATGAAATATTTAAtggggttaaaaaaaaaaaattaaataagtgagGATATATATTTTGTTGTAGTCAACTACGGACACATGTGGTCCAAAATTTTACCCAAATTAGATTAAGTTGGACTTTCTATACCTCTAATCCGGCCGGgccataataatataaataataacatATATGCTTtggaataaatataaattaatgataataatatgaaattttaataaaaataaaatatttttatgaattattatttaattaatttttataattaatataaagattaaaaaaaataaaaaaaataatttatttaatataaagtaatataattattaaacttattattatataaaattaaatttataataacaatatttaaaaaaaaattatattactaATTCACAATAAATACAAGTAAACTTAATCTTATAGCATTACTCTTAAAATAAATTGTGGTATTAATGCACGTTATCGTAGTTGTTTATAAACCCGAAATTGAATttaatctattaaatatttatttttaaatttatgtatttattatCATTCTCATTAAATTCACCTTGTCTCAGCATTAATGGAATTTGCTGTGGTgatgaaaaattgaaaatttccCAAGCCACACATTTATAGTTTTGGAAGTTGGCCATGTGCTTTATCTGGAAGTTGGCTAAACTCCATTAAATGCATTGGTGGATTCATATGGGATGGGAGTAGGCCACACCATTAATAAAACTCTCTTTGCAGACAACTGTTGACTTGGTGGTCAACAAATTACACAACCAAATCGACAAACAAGTTTTACCCATCCCTGGTGCTTGCCTGGTTAACTATACAGGGCTGGTTCCATCAAGCACACACACGTTTGGCAATGCACCAAAACGGTGCaaggttaataaaaaaaaataattattatcctTATTACTTGCTAATATTATTtagatattaaattaattttaatttaattaatatttataatttttaaaaaagttaaatattaattttaaaagattaaattaataattattttttttttaaatattaaaacttaTAAAGAAAATATTGGCAAAAGATCATCACGTAGGGACAGCGTCATTTTCTTAGTAttatgagcataaaaaaaaaggTACAATTCAAAATTCTAGAAGGGAATTAATGAGAATCTAAAAATCCTCCAGGGCCGAATCTGCATCGGCTAACAGAAAGGCACATAATTAATTAGCATTTGCCATTGGAATGCAACAGAGATATAGCATGAGCGTACCTAAAATATGATTGTCCAGAAACTGAAAAATAAAGCACCACTCATATTGGTTCATGCATGCCATGCCTTCTTCTCTCCATCATTGTCCTAACACCTGTAGTACTCTCTTCTACTTTCTGTCAGTCTAATGAAAGTTATTACTAACGAATTCAATGTCCTTTGTTTTTCATACACCCTTTGCAATTGGATTTCAAGCACACAGATCTAAAACGCATACATACAAGTCACTTAAATATAATATagggaaaaaagaaaattaaatataaaatttatatgatTCCATTATAAGATTTATATTTACAGATAaactataaaaaaattttattatataaaaaattcttaaattataattttaatgtgtttttaattttttcataatactatcataaataaaaaaaaaaatattatattttatccaAATTATTACACAAGTTTTCGAGTTAGGTCACTGTTTGAGTATACGAGGACATTACAAAATTCAAGCGGCAGTGGTTATGCAAATTTAAAGGGATTATAGCCTGTATGCAATGAAATTACCTCTAAAATGTATTTGTTCAAGGACAAGCTAGAAAAGGTATTCATGGAGTTGCTGTAATGGTTTCCGAGGCACGTTTGTAGCTTCTAACTAGACCTGCTATACACTTAATATCCAAGCCAAAATGGTCTTTATAATTATAGCACCGATATTGCAGAGGAAAACACAGTCAAGGCAGCAGAAAGTCACCATCAACCCACAATTCTGGTTGTATATCAATCAAAACCAATAACGCTAAACATACTCTTAATTTTTCTGGTTTGGGTAAGCTATTCAAGATATTCTCTTCTGGTTTtccttttatatttatatatatatatatatatatataaaagacttATTTGACTATTTTATTAACATTAAAGCAAATCTtacttttataataaaataataaaaaaaataaataattataaaaattttatttttattttttatttaaattaagaatttaaattcacaatgttataattttaaaaaatgaaaccATTTACAGAaactattttttaataaaaataacttttatttttatttcgcaTCGGACTCGAACATGTGTTCTTTCTTCTTTTATCAGATACTGCTACATTACAATTTACAAGGCCAAGCCCAATAAAAAAAGGCTCAGTTCAATAGAACGAGCACAAACTATGCCGGAATTTGGGCCATGTAGTCTTACAAGTCCAGACACAACCACTCCTTCCCCTTCAAGTGTTCATGCTTCTTGGACTCAAGAAGTGATTGGATCGGTATTTACATGTCCGGCCTGATTTTGGCTAATTTATTAGTGGCACATCATCTCCTTTTTCTTGCCTAAAATGTGAAGTAGAACTGGAAAAACAGAAGCAGCAAAGAGACTTCGACCGAGAAGAGAAGCACCAGGATGAACGCTGCGGATCATAGTCCACTGGTAAACACAGCATCAGATATGGAATGGTGGGTGTCCATGCCAAAGGTTGAACTACATGCCCACCTCAATGGTTCCGTCAGAGACTCTACACTTCTGTATGctctttctctctctcactctctctctctctctttttttttttttttgctgtttCCTTTTTTAGGTGTAAATTACTCTATGGATGTACGTAACCAGTGGAAATCTTTTGTCTTGTGTTAGGGATCCAAAGCATGTATTTTTAGTACTTTATTGTTATGTTTCATTTATGAGTATTCTAAAGGGGAAGGAAATTGTTGggaagttttaaattttaaaatgttgTTCTTCATTTCTCAGCGTTTAAtcgttcaattttttttttttaaatttgtttttattTACAGGGAACTTGCTAGAGTCTTGGGTGATGAAGGTGTAATTGTTTTCTCAGATGTGGAACATGTTATCATGAAAGGTATATGCTCATTTTCCTCTTTTCCTGGTTGTTTCTCTGTTTGATTGCTTAGAATGTAGAGGAAAGAAGATTTGTCCAATTTTAATCTTCAATATTGGTAATTCATTGCCTAAAAAAGCAAAACCTATGTTTAGTTGTGCCAATTCTGGTTATATGCCTATACTAAGTTTGAGATTTTATTGTTCATAAACCGAGAAAAAAAACTTTTGGTTAGAAGTTGAAATTCTCCTTATAATCAATTTCTATTTTCTctcttgatttttaattttccttcTTACCTCCCCTTGTCTCTTGATAATGTGTGACATTGGTAGTTCTCTATTCACTTGCATTCAGATGATCGTTCATTGCATGAAGTGTTCAAGTTGTTTGACCTTATACACATTCTTACCACTGATCACAAAACTGTTACAAGGATCACAAAGGAAGTATGATAACTTGCAGtttagtgattttttttttttttttttgaaccattGACATTTCTGGTGCTAATTCTTGAACTCTTCACAAAACAGGTGGTTGAAGATTTTGCTTCTGAGAATGTTGTATATTTGGAGTTAAGAACAACTCCAAAGGTGCATAAATGAGCTATTGACTGTTTTTTTCTTTTTGGTCATCTCAAATCAGCACTTAGTTTACATTGATAGAGGAATTTGTGGGTTTCTGTAATCCAGAAAAACGATTCTAAAGGAATGAGCAAACACTCTTACATGGAGGCAGTGATGGAAGGTTTAAGGTCTGTTACTGCAGTTGATGTGTATTTCGCTCCTCAAAATTTAGATGCTAGAACTTCTATaaatagaatttctataaatgatACATATCATGGAGCTACAAGGAAAAAGATATATGTAAGATTTCTTCTCAGCATTGACCGTCGTGAGACCACTGAAGCTGCAATGGAAACTGTATGTAGAAAACTCTATGGATGTTTTTTAGGACATGAGTTGTTAACTGGCCAAGAGCCCAAGATTTATAATTTCTCTTTCCTTGCCTTCTATAGGTTAAGCTTGCTCTGGAAATGAGAGATTTAGGTGTAGTTGGAATTGACCTTTCTGGAAATCCAATTGTGGGTGAATGGTACTTCCTTAC
The Hevea brasiliensis isolate MT/VB/25A 57/8 chromosome 18, ASM3005281v1, whole genome shotgun sequence genome window above contains:
- the LOC110638381 gene encoding N6-mAMP deaminase — translated: MNAADHSPLVNTASDMEWWVSMPKVELHAHLNGSVRDSTLLELARVLGDEGVIVFSDVEHVIMKDDRSLHEVFKLFDLIHILTTDHKTVTRITKEVVEDFASENVVYLELRTTPKKNDSKGMSKHSYMEAVMEGLRSVTAVDVYFAPQNLDARTSINRISINDTYHGATRKKIYVRFLLSIDRRETTEAAMETVKLALEMRDLGVVGIDLSGNPIVGEWNTFLPALKFAQEQGLCITLHCGEVPNHEEIQMMLDFLPMRIGHACCFREEDWRKLKSSKIPVEICLTSNIRTDSISSLDIHHFVDLYNAKHPIVLCTDDSGVFSTSLSKEYSLASSAFGLGKRELFQLARNGIDYIFADAEVKRDLTVIFNSAAKELDL